A genomic region of Microlunatus sagamiharensis contains the following coding sequences:
- a CDS encoding DMT family transporter: MLFVVLAGVSGLVWGVGDFAGGKATQRAGALPVVLVSKLASLPLLALSLLLLSSTPDGASLGWGALAGMFGAFGVVVFYAALSGGAMTVVAPITSVTSAAIPVVVGLVGGERPSPVSLVGVVCALVAIALVSLAPPRPGTTSLVTGRLVAMAVAAGVGFALFFVFLARANEAAPGGDAGLWPIGSAQLAALGVCAALVAATRARPALVPGSGTWPRGRALAWACVAGPFDMSANALFLVATRYGDLSLVAPLAALYPVTTVLLALAVDGERLRALQVVGLALALAALLLVSGPLG; encoded by the coding sequence GTGCTGTTCGTCGTCCTGGCCGGGGTGTCGGGGCTCGTCTGGGGCGTCGGCGACTTCGCGGGCGGCAAGGCGACGCAGCGGGCGGGCGCGCTGCCGGTCGTGCTGGTCTCCAAGCTGGCGAGCCTGCCGCTGCTCGCGCTCTCCCTGCTCCTGCTGTCCAGCACGCCGGACGGCGCGAGCCTGGGCTGGGGTGCCCTCGCCGGGATGTTCGGCGCCTTCGGGGTCGTCGTCTTCTACGCGGCGCTGTCGGGCGGGGCGATGACCGTCGTCGCCCCGATCACCTCGGTCACCTCGGCCGCGATCCCGGTCGTGGTCGGGCTCGTCGGCGGCGAGCGGCCGAGCCCGGTGTCGCTCGTCGGCGTGGTCTGCGCGCTGGTCGCGATCGCCCTGGTCAGCCTCGCGCCGCCGAGGCCCGGCACGACGTCGCTCGTCACCGGACGCCTGGTCGCCATGGCGGTCGCGGCCGGCGTGGGCTTCGCGCTGTTCTTCGTGTTCCTCGCCCGCGCCAACGAGGCGGCGCCGGGCGGCGACGCCGGGCTGTGGCCGATCGGGAGCGCCCAGCTCGCGGCGCTCGGCGTCTGCGCGGCGCTCGTCGCGGCGACCCGTGCCCGTCCGGCGCTGGTGCCCGGCAGCGGCACCTGGCCCCGCGGGCGCGCCCTGGCCTGGGCGTGCGTCGCCGGACCGTTCGACATGTCGGCGAACGCGCTCTTCCTCGTCGCCACGCGCTACGGCGACCTCAGCCTGGTCGCGCCCCTCGCGGCGCTCTACCCCGTCACCACCGTGCTGCTCGCCCTCGCCGTCGACGGCGAGCGGCTGCGCGCCCTCCAGGTGGTCGGGCTCGCCCTCGCCCTCGCGGCGCTGCTGCTGGTGAGCGGCCCGTTAGGCTGA
- a CDS encoding carbohydrate ABC transporter permease gives MSTAVRTPEDVSPDPSGPTEDRSGRRRAHGRESWGAFAYLIPALVVFGAFFFFPLARSFYLSFQRSDLFGRPSGFVGFEHYADLFTDAGFGKTLLVTFGFVLLTVIPSMLIGLVLALLLSNRIRGLKFFRTAFALPFAFSVATAAVVFGVMLNPATGVVNGLLSYLGAGPVGWLTEPSTALLSVAITSVWMQVGYNLLVLSAGLGAVPDDVLEAARLDGASGLRLQTGVVLPLISPQLFFLAVTGTVQALQSFGQIHILTRGGPDRSTQTLVYSIYDVAFANNNSNFGAGSAQAIVLLVVVLAITAFQFGFLERKVFYA, from the coding sequence GTGAGCACGGCCGTCCGTACGCCCGAGGACGTCTCCCCGGACCCGTCCGGCCCGACCGAGGACCGCTCCGGGCGACGGCGGGCCCACGGCCGGGAGAGCTGGGGCGCGTTCGCGTATCTCATCCCGGCGCTGGTGGTCTTCGGCGCGTTCTTCTTCTTCCCGCTCGCGCGCTCGTTCTACCTGTCCTTCCAGCGCAGCGACCTCTTCGGCCGCCCGAGCGGCTTCGTCGGCTTCGAGCACTACGCCGACCTCTTCACCGACGCCGGCTTCGGCAAGACGCTGCTGGTGACCTTCGGCTTCGTCCTGCTGACGGTGATCCCGAGCATGCTGATCGGGTTGGTGCTCGCGCTGCTGCTGTCGAACCGGATCCGGGGCCTCAAGTTCTTCCGCACCGCCTTCGCGTTGCCGTTCGCGTTCTCCGTCGCGACCGCCGCCGTGGTGTTCGGTGTGATGCTCAACCCGGCGACCGGGGTGGTCAACGGCCTGCTGTCCTACCTCGGGGCCGGGCCGGTGGGCTGGCTCACCGAACCCTCCACCGCGCTGCTGTCGGTCGCCATCACCTCGGTGTGGATGCAGGTCGGCTACAACCTGCTCGTCCTGTCCGCCGGGCTCGGCGCGGTGCCCGACGACGTCCTCGAGGCCGCCCGCCTCGACGGGGCGTCCGGGCTGCGGCTGCAGACGGGCGTGGTGCTGCCGCTGATCAGCCCGCAGCTGTTCTTCCTCGCGGTGACCGGGACGGTCCAGGCGCTGCAGAGCTTCGGCCAGATCCACATCCTCACCCGAGGCGGGCCCGACCGGTCCACCCAGACGCTCGTCTACTCGATCTACGACGTCGCCTTCGCCAACAACAACTCCAACTTCGGGGCCGGGTCGGCCCAGGCGATCGTGCTGCTCGTCGTGGTCCTCGCGATCACGGCGTTCCAGTTCGGCTTCCTCGAGCGGAAGGTGTTCTACGCCTGA
- a CDS encoding VOC family protein produces MAKSVATVWVPVDDMDRAKRFYGETLRLQVTKETPEWSEVDAGNLTIGLNAREETARHAEGGAVITFTPEGGIDAEVGRLEGEGITFPGGISDHPWGRIAPFRDSEGNDLQLYAPPAD; encoded by the coding sequence ATGGCGAAGTCAGTCGCCACCGTGTGGGTGCCCGTGGACGACATGGACCGGGCGAAGCGCTTCTACGGCGAGACCCTGCGGCTGCAGGTCACCAAGGAGACGCCGGAGTGGAGCGAGGTCGACGCCGGCAACCTCACCATCGGGCTCAACGCCCGCGAGGAGACCGCGCGCCACGCCGAGGGCGGCGCGGTGATCACCTTCACTCCCGAGGGCGGGATCGACGCCGAGGTGGGGCGCCTGGAGGGCGAGGGCATCACCTTCCCGGGCGGCATCAGCGACCACCCGTGGGGCCGGATCGCGCCGTTCCGCGACTCCGAGGGCAACGACCTGCAGCTGTACGCCCCGCCGGCGGACTGA
- a CDS encoding HAD family hydrolase: MAALPELTDVEVVLCDADGNLFPSEEPAFEASVEVTNAYFAEHGVARQYGAEELRLAATGRSYRTILAALTREHGLPDLTAEELEQLVRRERQAVTAHLRTALHPDPDVLEPLTRLAERFGLAAVSSSADDRIAACFEVTGMAGWFPPERRFSAEDSLPVPTSKPDPAIYTYALHALGLRSEQAVALEDSPTGATAAVAAGIPTVGNLQFVQAAERDERVRQLRAVGVLALVENWDELVGLLA, encoded by the coding sequence GTGGCCGCGCTCCCCGAACTGACCGACGTCGAGGTCGTGCTCTGCGACGCCGACGGCAACCTCTTCCCCTCCGAGGAGCCGGCCTTCGAGGCGTCGGTCGAGGTGACGAACGCCTACTTCGCCGAGCACGGCGTCGCCCGCCAGTACGGCGCGGAGGAGCTCCGGCTGGCCGCGACCGGGCGGAGCTACCGCACGATCCTGGCCGCGCTCACCCGCGAGCACGGGCTGCCCGACCTCACGGCCGAGGAGCTCGAGCAGCTGGTCCGGCGCGAGCGGCAGGCGGTCACGGCCCACCTGCGCACGGCGCTGCACCCCGACCCGGACGTCCTCGAGCCGCTGACCCGGCTGGCCGAGCGCTTCGGGCTCGCCGCGGTGAGCTCGAGCGCCGACGACCGGATCGCCGCCTGCTTCGAGGTGACCGGGATGGCCGGGTGGTTCCCGCCGGAGCGCCGCTTCAGCGCTGAGGACTCGCTGCCCGTCCCGACGAGCAAGCCCGACCCGGCCATCTACACGTACGCGCTGCACGCGCTCGGGCTGCGGTCCGAGCAGGCCGTGGCCCTCGAGGACTCCCCCACCGGCGCGACCGCGGCCGTCGCCGCCGGCATCCCCACGGTCGGCAACCTGCAGTTCGTCCAGGCCGCGGAGCGCGACGAGCGCGTCCGGCAGCTCCGGGCGGTCGGTGTGCTCGCCCTCGTCGAGAACTGGGACGAGCTCGTCGGTCTGCTCGCCTGA
- a CDS encoding carbohydrate ABC transporter permease: protein MATLTSTPGLAAGRPASPTRRRRGARDGRTPVGTYVLLGLLFVVLLFPVYYGIIGSFMSPSDINTFPAKLWPTSGFVAENYANALDVIPLLRQYLNSLAVAVLVVLGQLLTSVLAAYALVFLRLRGKRFWFALLLSTMMIPWEAIIIPNYLAMAQLGLINTIAALALPYLAAGFGVFLVRQAFLTFPMELRDAARVDGVGNLGFLWRILVPLTRPTLAALGVWSFLSAWNMYFWPLLITQAPENQTIQIGIAQLQSVDANDPGMVLAGVVLALLPTLALVLFGQRFIVRGLTAGSSR from the coding sequence ATGGCCACCCTCACCTCCACCCCGGGGCTGGCCGCGGGCCGGCCCGCGAGCCCCACCCGTCGCCGCCGCGGCGCCCGCGACGGCCGCACGCCGGTCGGCACCTACGTGCTGCTCGGGCTGCTCTTCGTCGTGCTGCTCTTCCCCGTCTACTACGGGATCATCGGCAGCTTCATGAGCCCGAGCGACATCAACACGTTCCCGGCCAAGCTGTGGCCGACGAGCGGCTTCGTCGCCGAGAACTACGCGAACGCGCTCGACGTCATCCCGCTGCTGCGCCAGTACCTGAACTCGCTCGCGGTCGCGGTGCTGGTCGTCCTCGGCCAGCTGCTGACCAGCGTGCTGGCCGCGTACGCGCTGGTCTTCCTGCGGCTGCGGGGCAAGCGGTTCTGGTTCGCGCTGCTGCTCTCCACGATGATGATCCCCTGGGAGGCGATCATCATCCCGAACTACCTGGCGATGGCCCAGCTCGGGCTGATCAACACCATCGCCGCGCTGGCGTTGCCCTACCTCGCCGCCGGCTTCGGGGTGTTCCTCGTGCGGCAGGCGTTCCTGACCTTCCCGATGGAGCTGCGCGATGCCGCCCGCGTCGACGGCGTCGGCAACCTCGGCTTCCTCTGGCGGATCCTCGTGCCGCTGACCCGCCCTACGCTCGCCGCGCTCGGGGTGTGGTCGTTCCTCTCGGCCTGGAACATGTACTTCTGGCCGCTGCTGATCACCCAGGCGCCGGAGAACCAGACGATCCAGATCGGCATCGCCCAGCTGCAGTCGGTCGACGCGAACGACCCGGGGATGGTCCTCGCCGGTGTCGTGCTCGCGCTGCTCCCGACGCTCGCGCTGGTGCTCTTCGGGCAGCGGTTCATCGTCCGCGGGCTGACGGCGGGGTCGAGCCGATGA
- a CDS encoding ABC transporter substrate-binding protein: MSAPRAPRLSRGRRLLAAVLSTFLVVGLAACGSGRPEGNLDVPAKDALERATGVTKVTFWHSMDSSNGVALRALVDKFNAAHAGKVEVSAVFQGDYDTAITKYKASVQSGTTPSIIQIYDIGTQFMVDSKEVVPVSGFAQRDGYDLGVIQKNIAGTYTVNGTQWSMPLNSSVPLLYYNKTAFEAAGLDPDKPPQNLDEIRAAAEKLSKVNGGPVAYGFGAAIYGWYLEQLAATAGEEFCDPQNGRTGRRVTSADFSSPTILASVQWWQKMVADGLAVNTGRVSKDAQDAFKAGQTAMTFESTGQVKGFTAASQGKFELGAAPFPVVSGSEAPGNGPSVGGGSLWISGPGHSEAEKEASWELAQFLAQPDSQAFWHTQTGYFPVNQKALDLPEDKAFVAKNPLFTVAIDSLNKTDVSPATTGCAAGPMPQMRKALEDGLERALIGKDPATSLRKVQENVAESVESYNESVGGS, translated from the coding sequence ATGAGCGCCCCTCGCGCGCCGCGCCTGTCGCGGGGGCGCCGCCTGCTCGCCGCGGTCCTCAGCACCTTCCTGGTCGTCGGCCTGGCCGCCTGCGGGAGCGGCCGGCCGGAGGGCAACCTCGACGTACCGGCCAAGGACGCGCTCGAGCGCGCGACCGGGGTCACCAAGGTGACCTTCTGGCACTCGATGGACTCCAGCAACGGCGTCGCGCTGCGGGCCCTGGTCGACAAGTTCAACGCCGCGCACGCCGGCAAGGTCGAGGTCAGCGCCGTCTTCCAGGGCGACTACGACACCGCGATCACCAAGTACAAGGCCTCGGTGCAGTCGGGCACGACGCCCTCGATCATCCAGATCTACGACATCGGCACGCAGTTCATGGTCGACTCGAAAGAGGTCGTGCCGGTCTCCGGCTTCGCCCAGCGCGACGGCTACGACCTCGGCGTGATCCAGAAGAACATCGCCGGCACCTACACCGTGAACGGGACCCAGTGGTCGATGCCGCTGAACAGCTCGGTGCCGCTGCTCTACTACAACAAGACCGCGTTCGAGGCGGCCGGGCTCGACCCCGACAAGCCCCCGCAGAACCTCGACGAGATCCGTGCGGCCGCCGAGAAGCTGAGCAAGGTCAACGGCGGGCCGGTGGCGTACGGGTTCGGCGCCGCGATCTACGGCTGGTACCTCGAGCAGCTCGCGGCGACGGCGGGCGAGGAGTTCTGCGACCCGCAGAACGGGCGTACGGGGCGCCGGGTGACGAGCGCCGACTTCTCCTCGCCGACGATCCTCGCCTCCGTGCAGTGGTGGCAGAAGATGGTCGCCGACGGCCTGGCCGTGAACACCGGCCGGGTCAGCAAGGACGCGCAGGACGCGTTCAAGGCGGGCCAGACCGCGATGACCTTCGAGTCGACGGGCCAGGTGAAGGGCTTCACCGCGGCCTCGCAGGGCAAGTTCGAGCTCGGTGCCGCGCCGTTCCCGGTGGTCAGCGGCTCCGAGGCGCCCGGCAACGGGCCGTCGGTCGGCGGCGGCAGCCTCTGGATCTCCGGGCCCGGGCACAGCGAGGCCGAGAAGGAGGCGTCGTGGGAGCTCGCGCAGTTCCTCGCGCAGCCTGACTCGCAGGCGTTCTGGCACACCCAGACCGGCTACTTCCCGGTCAACCAGAAGGCGCTCGACCTGCCCGAGGACAAGGCGTTCGTCGCCAAGAACCCGCTCTTCACCGTCGCCATCGACTCGCTGAACAAGACGGACGTGTCGCCGGCGACGACGGGCTGCGCCGCCGGCCCGATGCCGCAGATGCGCAAGGCGCTCGAGGACGGTCTCGAGCGGGCGCTGATCGGCAAGGACCCGGCGACCTCGCTGCGCAAGGTGCAGGAGAACGTCGCCGAGTCGGTCGAGAGCTACAACGAGTCGGTGGGCGGGTCCTGA
- the mshA gene encoding D-inositol-3-phosphate glycosyltransferase translates to MDVSVDYPRRVAMVSLHTSPLATPGVGDAGGLNVYVAEVARRLAERGLHVDVFTRDDGTAPAEVVEVDDNLRVLHVPAGPRGPVAKEDLPDLVPEFSDRLESVASAYDLVHSHYWLSGMVGLALRRSHGLPLVHTMHTMARVKNGSRPSGGVTEPDLRALGESQVVSGAEVLTANTEDEAADLVRAYGARPDQVSVVPPGVDLHTFHPCDQQESRELLGVAQDAQVVLFVGRIQPLKAPDVLIRAVARLLEREPARRRHLRLIVIGSASGPDAGWSGTLAPLAEQLGVGDVVEFRPHAERSELFRYYCVSDVVGVPSYSESFGLVALEAQACGRPVVATDVGGLRHAVRDSHTGRLVDGHDPDDWADMLAEVLDHPAERVRLGANAAAHASRFSWSTTAAATLEAYGDALRVARRRSFITGAWFERGR, encoded by the coding sequence GTGGACGTGTCCGTCGACTACCCGCGCCGTGTCGCCATGGTCAGCCTGCACACCTCCCCGCTGGCCACCCCGGGCGTCGGCGACGCCGGCGGCCTCAACGTCTACGTGGCCGAGGTCGCCCGCCGGCTCGCCGAGCGCGGCCTGCACGTCGACGTCTTCACCCGCGACGACGGCACGGCGCCCGCCGAGGTCGTCGAGGTCGACGACAACCTGCGCGTGCTCCACGTCCCCGCGGGCCCGCGCGGGCCCGTCGCCAAGGAGGACCTGCCGGACCTGGTCCCGGAGTTCTCCGACCGTCTCGAGTCGGTGGCGTCGGCGTACGACCTCGTGCACAGCCACTACTGGCTGTCGGGGATGGTCGGGCTCGCCCTGCGCCGCAGCCACGGGCTGCCGCTGGTCCACACGATGCACACGATGGCGCGGGTCAAGAACGGCAGCCGCCCCTCCGGCGGGGTGACCGAGCCCGACCTGCGCGCGCTCGGGGAGTCGCAGGTCGTCTCCGGCGCCGAGGTCCTCACCGCGAACACCGAGGACGAGGCGGCCGACCTCGTCCGCGCGTACGGCGCCCGTCCCGACCAGGTCTCGGTCGTGCCGCCGGGCGTCGACCTGCACACCTTCCACCCCTGCGACCAGCAGGAGTCGCGCGAGCTGCTCGGCGTCGCCCAGGACGCGCAGGTGGTGCTCTTCGTCGGGCGGATCCAGCCCCTCAAGGCGCCCGACGTCCTGATCCGCGCGGTCGCCCGGCTCCTCGAGCGCGAGCCCGCCCGCCGCCGGCACCTCCGGCTCATCGTCATCGGCAGCGCGAGCGGGCCGGACGCCGGCTGGTCCGGCACCCTGGCCCCGCTGGCCGAGCAGCTCGGCGTCGGCGACGTGGTCGAGTTCCGTCCGCACGCGGAGCGCTCGGAGCTCTTCCGCTACTACTGCGTCTCCGACGTCGTCGGCGTCCCGTCCTACAGCGAGTCGTTCGGGCTCGTCGCCCTCGAGGCCCAGGCCTGCGGGCGTCCCGTGGTCGCCACCGACGTCGGCGGGCTGCGCCACGCGGTCCGCGACTCCCACACCGGTCGCCTCGTCGACGGCCACGACCCCGACGACTGGGCCGACATGCTCGCCGAGGTCCTCGACCACCCGGCCGAGCGCGTCCGGCTCGGGGCGAACGCGGCGGCGCACGCGTCGAGGTTCAGCTGGTCGACCACCGCGGCCGCGACGCTCGAGGCGTACGGCGACGCCCTTCGCGTGGCCCGGCGGCGCTCGTTCATCACCGGCGCCTGGTTCGAACGAGGTAGGTAG
- a CDS encoding Fic family protein yields MFDKSRMTGVLVPITGTDPRLGPWEHVAFAAHPLPDQEPFLCGATYRQVARARAALASLDSTARQLANPTLLRRPVLRREAQSTSALEGTYAPLVEVLAADEDEPQTTDLREILNYLTMAEQAFAWLADGRPLTPGLLTNLQGVLVHGTPSAEKWPGQFRGEQVVIGRRQDASHSDPPVRAARFIPSPPGQDLEARVRDLLAWVNRDHGEDIDPVVATAMAHYQFEALHPFFDGNGRVGRLLVVMQLLTEGVLSEPTLSVSPWFEARRTAYYDALFAVSAHGDWDRWVAFFGAGLEASAVDTHRQMLRLLSVRDELLVQVGASSLRSATALKLVDLAVSRTSFTVKQAAAELDVGYARANTLVATLVGLHVLAPVREGAAYGRRFHAPAVVEVLLRP; encoded by the coding sequence ATGTTCGACAAGTCGCGGATGACAGGCGTCCTCGTCCCGATCACGGGCACGGACCCTCGGCTGGGGCCCTGGGAGCACGTGGCCTTCGCGGCTCACCCGCTCCCTGATCAGGAGCCGTTCCTGTGCGGCGCCACCTATCGCCAGGTCGCCCGCGCTCGCGCGGCGCTGGCCAGCCTGGACAGCACGGCTCGCCAGCTGGCGAACCCGACCCTGCTGCGTCGTCCGGTCCTCCGTCGCGAGGCGCAGAGCACGTCGGCGCTCGAGGGCACGTACGCCCCGCTGGTCGAGGTGCTGGCCGCTGACGAGGACGAGCCGCAGACGACCGACCTCCGAGAGATCTTGAACTATCTGACGATGGCCGAGCAGGCGTTCGCGTGGCTGGCCGACGGACGACCGCTCACCCCTGGGCTGCTGACGAACCTCCAGGGCGTCCTCGTGCACGGGACGCCGAGCGCGGAGAAGTGGCCAGGCCAATTCAGGGGAGAGCAGGTCGTGATCGGTCGGCGGCAGGACGCGTCGCACTCCGACCCGCCCGTCCGGGCAGCTCGATTCATACCGAGCCCACCGGGCCAGGACCTCGAGGCGAGAGTCCGAGACCTGCTCGCGTGGGTGAACCGTGATCACGGCGAGGACATCGACCCCGTCGTCGCCACGGCGATGGCGCACTACCAGTTCGAGGCGTTGCACCCCTTCTTCGATGGCAACGGTCGTGTCGGGCGGCTGCTCGTCGTGATGCAGCTGCTGACGGAGGGGGTGCTCTCGGAGCCGACGCTCAGCGTGTCGCCCTGGTTCGAGGCACGTCGGACCGCGTACTACGACGCCCTCTTCGCGGTGAGCGCGCACGGCGACTGGGACCGCTGGGTCGCGTTCTTCGGTGCGGGGCTCGAGGCGTCGGCCGTCGACACGCACCGGCAGATGCTCCGGCTGCTCTCGGTCCGTGACGAGCTCCTCGTGCAGGTCGGAGCCTCGTCCCTGCGTTCGGCGACGGCCCTGAAGCTCGTGGACCTCGCGGTGTCCAGAACGTCGTTCACCGTTAAGCAGGCCGCCGCCGAGCTCGACGTCGGCTACGCCCGAGCCAACACCCTCGTGGCCACGCTCGTTGGCCTCCACGTCCTTGCCCCGGTACGCGAGGGTGCTGCGTACGGGCGGCGCTTCCACGCCCCTGCCGTGGTCGAGGTGCTCCTGCGTCCGTGA
- the glnA gene encoding type I glutamate--ammonia ligase yields MFQGADDLLAYIKNEGVEIVDIRFCDLPGQMQHFTVPAGSFDEAVFSDGLAFDGSSIRGFQKIHESDMALLPDPTTAFIDPFRKTKTLALNFFVHDPLTKEPYSRDPRNIARKAENYLASTGIGDTAFFAPEAEFYVFDDVRFETKQNTGHYSIDSVAGAWNTGRIEEGGNRGYKVKYKGGYFPVPPVDHFADLRDEMTLNLEGAGLTVERAHHEVGTAGQAEINYRFNTMLAAGDDVQKFKYIIKNTAWAAGKTATFMPKPIFGDNGSGMHVHSSIWNDGTPLFYDEAGYGGLSDLARWYIGGVLAHAPSILAFTNPSVNSFHRLVPGFEAPVNLVYSSRNRSAAMRIPITGSNPKAKRVEFRCPDPSSNPYLAFAAILMAGIDGIQNKTEPLAPVDKDLYELPPEEHANVPTVPDSLGGVLDNLERDHEFLLGGDVFTPDLIETWVELKRAEIDAIRLRPTPHEFELYYDV; encoded by the coding sequence ATGTTCCAAGGCGCCGACGACCTGTTGGCCTACATCAAGAACGAGGGCGTCGAGATCGTCGACATCCGGTTCTGCGACCTGCCCGGCCAGATGCAGCACTTCACCGTGCCGGCCGGCTCGTTCGACGAGGCCGTGTTCAGCGACGGCCTGGCCTTCGACGGCTCCTCCATCCGTGGCTTCCAGAAGATCCACGAGTCCGACATGGCGCTGCTGCCGGACCCGACCACGGCGTTCATCGACCCGTTCCGCAAGACGAAGACCCTCGCGCTGAACTTCTTCGTGCACGACCCGCTGACCAAGGAGCCCTACAGCCGCGACCCGCGCAACATCGCGCGCAAGGCGGAGAACTACCTGGCCTCCACCGGCATCGGCGACACCGCGTTCTTCGCCCCCGAGGCCGAGTTCTACGTCTTCGACGACGTGCGCTTCGAGACGAAGCAGAACACCGGCCACTACTCGATCGACTCCGTCGCCGGCGCCTGGAACACGGGGCGCATCGAGGAGGGCGGCAACCGCGGCTACAAGGTCAAGTACAAGGGCGGCTACTTCCCGGTCCCGCCGGTCGACCACTTCGCCGACCTGCGCGACGAGATGACGCTCAACCTCGAGGGCGCCGGCCTGACCGTGGAGCGCGCGCACCACGAGGTCGGCACCGCCGGCCAGGCGGAGATCAACTACCGCTTCAACACGATGCTCGCCGCGGGCGACGACGTGCAGAAGTTCAAGTACATCATCAAGAACACGGCGTGGGCCGCGGGCAAGACCGCCACGTTCATGCCCAAGCCGATCTTCGGTGACAACGGCTCGGGCATGCACGTGCACAGCTCGATCTGGAACGACGGCACGCCGCTGTTCTACGACGAGGCCGGCTACGGCGGCCTCTCGGACCTGGCCCGCTGGTACATCGGCGGCGTCCTGGCCCACGCGCCCTCGATCCTGGCGTTCACCAACCCGAGCGTGAACTCGTTCCACCGGCTCGTCCCCGGCTTCGAGGCGCCGGTCAACCTGGTCTACAGCTCGCGCAACCGCTCGGCCGCCATGCGGATCCCGATCACCGGGTCCAACCCGAAGGCCAAGCGCGTCGAGTTCCGCTGCCCCGACCCGTCGTCGAACCCGTACCTCGCGTTCGCGGCGATCCTCATGGCCGGCATCGACGGCATCCAGAACAAGACCGAGCCGCTGGCCCCGGTCGACAAGGACCTCTACGAGCTGCCGCCCGAGGAGCACGCGAACGTGCCCACGGTCCCCGACAGCCTCGGCGGCGTGCTCGACAACCTCGAGCGCGACCACGAGTTCCTGCTCGGCGGCGACGTCTTCACCCCCGACCTGATCGAGACCTGGGTCGAGCTGAAGCGCGCCGAGATCGACGCGATCCGCCTGCGTCCGACGCCGCACGAGTTCGAGCTCTACTACGACGTCTGA